Within the Paenibacillus pabuli genome, the region CAAATTTGGGCAGAGCATGCAACATGTGCTGTGGGTTTACAATCCTTATCACAGGATCGAAGAACATAAACTTTGCAAAAAGACAGTCGTATGCTATTATTAAATAGTAATAATTACGATTAAAAGACAAGTTCGATAAGAACCAATATAAGCTCGGAGATTCGCAGTTTACTCTCCTGGCATGAACGAAGGAGAGTAGTCAAAGCATGAGCAAAACCAATCATATAAATCGTATTCCCCGTGCCAAGGGAATGGATATGGCCGCTTTTTATTCACCGAAAGAGTGCGCACGCAAAGTGAAGCACATTATATTTTCACAAGAGAACGAACGTGTCATCGAAGAATTCCTGACCATCCTCGATATGAAAGAACGCTTTGTGGAACATGATGTTCCCATGCCGAACAAATTGGTCATGTTTGGTCCTCCCGGCACCGGGAAGACATTAACGGCATCTTATCTAGCCTCTCGGCTTAATCTCCCGCTGGTTCTTGTACGTCTGGACGCGATTATTCACAGCCATTTGGGAGAGACGGCTACGAATGTACGCAAACTTTTTGAGTATGCACGAATGAATCCCTGTGTCCTGTTTCTGGATGAGTTCGATGCCATTGGCCGTACCCGGGAGAGTAACGATGAGGTGAAAGAGATGGCCAGGGTGGTTAACACCTTATTGCAGTGTCTGGATGAATTCGAAGGCGATAGCGTACTGGTGGCAGCCACCAATTTGGAAACGCAACTGGATCATGCCGTCTGGCGTCGATTTGATACCAAAATAACGTATGGCATGCCGGATGAAGAGAGCAGACAGCGATATATCAACAAACTGGTCGGACAGTTCGAGCATCAGCCGGACCTGAAAGCATATATGTGCAAACAGTTGAAAGGGTGCAGCTTCGCAGATGTGGAGCAGATCGTGCTCAAAGCCAAGCGGAAAGCGATTATTGCGGACAGTCCGCTGCATGAACAATTGATAACGGATGCGTATGATGAGTATATGCCACGGTTGTTATCTACTTAAAAGCGGAGCCGAATCGCCACTTTCCGATCAATAAAATTAAAATGATAAAACCAAACAGCCCTGCCAGGAATCCATTCAGGAAACCAGGCCGGGCTCTTCTGCTGTTTAATATGTTCTAAGCATTTACGGGTGAACGGTACGCTTTTTCCAAAGTCGTCGCATCAGGTGACTTCCAGCGTGGCAGTTTTAGAGTAAACTGACTTCCTTTGGGGCTGCTAGAGGTAAGGGTGAGATCTCCACCTTGCGCTTGAGCGAGAAGGCGGCTGTAAGTGAGCCCAAGTCCCAATCCCCGAGTCCGGCGTTTTTTGATCTCGCCACGGTAGAAACGTTCAAATATTTTGGATCGATCTTCCTCGGCGATGCCCGTGCCGTTGTCCTGCACGTCCACGAAGAGATATTGTTCTTCGGCACGCAGGCGAATATCGAACAGCGTGGTTTGCCCAGAAGCTGTGGCCTGCAAACCGTTATTGAGCAGATTGACGATAATCTGCTGAATCCGCAATGCGTCACCAATCGTATACAATGTCCCTGCACGTACATGCAATGCAACCTCTGGCGATTGATCCTCATAAGCAATTTTCCACTGATAAATTATCTCCCCAACCAGCAGATTCAGATCAATGCGCTCATGGCGTACGGCGACACTGCCTGCACTCATGGCATTATAGTCCAGAAGGTCAGCCACCATGCGTTCCATACGCTCGGATTCTTTTAATGCGATATCAAGAAACTCTTTGCCTTCCTGCGGGCTGACAATATCATCTCGCACAGCCATAACCAGTCCTTTGATGGAGGTAACTGGGGTTTTCAGCTCATGGGTAACGCCTGCCAGATCAATGACCAGATTGCCAAAATAACGTTTGCCTTCCCCTTCCGCGGTCCAATGTGGATTGCGGCGAAGTACGGCGTTAACTCTTGCAACCACTTCCTCCGGCATGAAGGGTTTGCTCATATAATCGTCAGCCCCGGCATTTAGCCCGTTGAGACGATCCTGGATGTCATCCAGTGCAGTTAGCATAATGACAGGGCAAGGGCTTTTTTCACGAATCAGCCGCAGCAGATCCCAACCATCCATCCCTGGCAGCATTACATCAAGCAGGACCAGGGCAGGTACGTCAGAATCAAATAAAGTTAGAGCAGTGGGTCCATCTGCGGCATGACGGACATCAAAACCCGCTTTTCTCAGATAAGCAGCCAGCACGCGTGCAATCGCTTGCTCATCCTCGACAATAAGTATGGATTTCAAGAAGGAATCTCCTTTCACGACATAAGCTTGTGTACTGATTTTACATGAGACGGTGCCTAAAGCCAATTAGGCAAATGTTTTCAGAAAAAAATTGAGGCTTTCATCCACCTTTGACGTCATCCTGACACATTGGCTTGATAAGATTCTTGCAACAACCAACCAATACAATGACCAATTGGAGGAGATAGAGATGAACAAAAAGACAAAAACATGGGTGATATCCGGCGTGGCCGCAATCGCAATTCTTGGGGGCGGAGGTTACTATCTCGCTAACAGTTATATGGGTAACAACGTAGATATTGAGCAGGTACTTCCAGCGAGCACAGCAGCAGCCACAACAGATACAGGCACAGGTACAGCTGTTGCAAATGAAGCAGCCAGCGCGGAGCAATTGAACGGGGATTGGACAATCAGCGAACGCTCGAAGGTGTATTTCTCTGTAACGACATCACAGGAGACCGTCAATTTTGTGGACGAGCAGGTAAGTGGAACCTGGACAATTAATGTAGACGATGCTTCCCAGATGAAAGCGGAAGGCCAGATCGAGATGAGCGGAATTGATTCGGGTAACGGTCAGCGCGATGGTCACGTGAAAGAAGCCGATTTCTTCGATGTTAGCACGCATCCGCAAGCGACTTTTACCGCAACTTCATTTGAAGGCGTACCTGCGGCGTGGACTGCAGGACAAACAGCTGATTTTAAAATGAACGGCACCATTACGGTTAAAGGCATCGAAAAAGAGGTCACATTTGATGCTAAGGCCGCATATGAAAATGACCAGGTATTGCTGTCTGCCACGACAACGGTAACCTTCGAAGACTTCGGTATGGAGAACCCACACTCTGTCGTGTTATCTACCGAGAATGATATCCAGGTTCAACTGGAACTGAAACTTGACAAATAATCGATTTATCTATGGAAAGGATTAGGTACGGATCCTCGTTCAGAATAGGATACGTTGAACCGGTCCAATCGGATGGAAAAATATAAATAGTTACACCTGTCCCGGATGCCTGTTAGGCAAAGGGGCAGGTTTTTTTGCTTTATGGAACAGTTCTACATAGGGGAGTCGATCAGGCTTAATTGTTCAGATAACAGCCAGGACATTAAACTGTTTGAAATAACTGCTGTTTCCTTTGGATATTACCGTGTCCCAAGCTACAGTGAAGCGCTTACAATAATATAGATTTCATCAATGATTACGTCATGTTCAGGTCAATCGAAAAAAGGGGGAGATCAAGAGTGAACAAGAAATACATAAGCGGCTGTCTGGTCTTATTCATGCTGTTCTGTGAGCTGGGCTTCTGGGTACGTCCAGCTGCGGCGGCCGGAGTGAACGTTGCATTGAATAAACAGGTTACCGTTAGTGCGGAGGATCTGCAATACGGTGGTAACAAGGAACATGCCGTGGACGGCAACGCGGATACCCAATGGAGTGCAGACAGCAGGAATGAAGCGGGTCAGCCTCATTGGTTAATGGTCGATCTGGGAGGAACGTATCAGGTGTCAGGAGCTGAACTGACATGGAAAGATAAAGGCCAGGTTGTGAAATACCATGTTGAAGTGTCAACAGATGGCGTTCAATGGACTACAGGTGCAGATGAGAGAGCGAACGAAACAGCCCATGACACGGCCAAGGTGAGTTTTCAGGCTGATGACGTGAGATATGTGAAGATCACCATTCCTTATTATGCTGGACCGGATTGGTGGCCAGGCATTGCCGAGCTGAAAGTCTGGGGGCAGGAAGAGGGGCTTAATCCAGAATTAATTACGTCTTATTCGCCGCTTACCATTTCCACATTAAAAGGAATTGCGCCCGTAATGCCTGCTGAAGTGCAGGCTCATTATCCAAATGGAAAAACGGCAGATGTTCCAGTGTCATGGAACGCGGTAGATCCATCCCAGTATGCTTCAGCTGGAAGCTTCACCGTGACAGGTGATGTATATGGAGCGCCTACTCAACCGGTGGCTGACATTCAGGTTGGGGGATACCGGGATGATTTTGTACGTGGGGTGGACATTTCAACCCTAACGGCAATTGAAGACAATGGCGGTAAATATCTGGACAGCAATGGGACGGAAAGGGATCTGCTCGACATCCTTAAGGATCGTGGTGTGAACTATGTCCGACTCAGACTGTGGAATGATCCTCAGAAGTCAGGTGGATATAATGATAAAGCAGATGTCATCCGACTGGCCAAACGTGTGAAGGAAAAGGGAATGAAGATCCTGCTCGATTTCCATTATTCCGATGAGTGGGCTCACCCAGGTCAGCAGCTCCGGCCAAAGGCTTGGGAGGGCTTGTCCTTTGACGAATTGAAAAAGGCAGTATTCGATTATACTTCTGAGGTTGTAGGTGAATTGAAATCATCAGGCGCCATGCCAGACATGGTCCAGATCGGAAACGAAATTAACAGTGGTGTTCTGAATGGCTTGAACAGCAATGTGAATTTTGATGAGAATGTTGCTTTGCTGCAGAGTGGTGTAGATGGAGTGCGCGCCGTCGATGGGGGAGATCAGGTTCAGATCATGATCCATCTGGCTGAAGGCGGCAAACCGGAGCTGTTTGACTGGTACTTCGGAGAAGTGGAGAAGCGCGGGCTGGATTATGACATTATCGGGCTATCCTACTATCCGTTCTGGCACGGAACCTTCGCAGATGTACGACAGACGATGAATGAAGTCTCCGCCAAATATAATAAAGAAGTAATTATTGCCGAGACATCATATCCGTTTTCCTACAAAAATGGAGATGCCCACGGCAACATTATTGGCAGTCCAGAGGCCCTTCATGTGGGGGGCGCAACGTTCCCGGCTACGGTGCAAGGTCAGCATGATGCCATTGCCGGCATTATGGATATGATTGCAGAAGTTCCTGATGGACGCGGAGCGGGCTTTTTCTACTGGGAGCCGGCATGGATTGCCGCGAATGTGGGTTGGATTGCTTCAGAGGGAGATGCATGGGAGAACCATGCCATGTTCGACTATGATGAATATCCTGCCAATGGAGGGTACTCATTCGAGGGTCGTGCCTTGGAATCACTGAATGTGTACAAACGAGGGATGGACTCTCTGCCCGCAGACCGCCAGCATTTATGGGCTGTCATTAAACGTGGAAGCGAATTGGTGGCTTCTGATTTTACACCATCCAGCTGGATAACCCTGGCACCAGCCATTCAGGCAGCGGAGAACGTATATCACCAAGCCTATACTTCAGAGATTCTGACACAACAGGAGACCGACCAAGCCGCAGCCGAACTCGAAGCCGTTATGGAGCAGCTTGAAGTTATCCCTGCCAATCGGAAAACCCTTGAAGACAAGATTGCAGAAGCAGGATCATTCCATGAAGCAGATTGGTCAACCGCAACATGGACCGTTTTTAGCAAAGCGCTCGCCAAGGCCAAACAAGTACTGGCTGATCCAAGAGCGACCCAGAGCGAAGTGGATCAGGCAGTGATAAGTTTGGACAAAGCCATTAAGGGATTGTCTGATGTAGACAAAACCCTGCTGGTACAGCTCATTGAAGAGACGCAGCAGGAGAGTGAATCATCGTATACTTATCGGAGCTGGAACCTCTTGCAGACCGCGTTGCAGGCAGCAATTGTGGTGAGAGACAAGCCCGATGCCATCCAGTCTGAAGTCAATCAAGCACGGGAACAGCTTCAACAAGCGGGTCGTGACCTGGTTCTGCTCGAAGCTCTAACAACGGGGAAGACAGCAACAGCTTCCACAAGTGCAGGAACGGGCGGCGGACAGAACAACTCGCCAGATGGAGCGATTGACAGCAACCCGAATACATCATGGGGAACCGATCAAAGTGTAGGCAGCTGGTGGCAAGTGGACCTCGGCGCCGCTGCCAATATCCGTAAGATAGAAATGTCCATGTGGAGTGGAGGCATAAAATACAGAATCGAAGTATCTGAAGACAATGAAAATTACGTCACGATGGTGGATACCACAAGTGATGTTGTGGTATCCACCAGTCCAAGACACATTCTGCCGGAAAACACTCTGGCGCGTTATATTCGGGTTACCATCACGGCCGGTTCGACATGGGTAGGTTTCATGGATTTTGAGGCATATGGAACGTTCCCTGCGGACAAATCTGCTCTTCAGATGACCGTGGACTCTGCTTCGAAGCTGCAGCAGCATCAGTATACGGCTGCAAGTTGGAGCAGATTTGCAAAGGTGCTGGACACAGCCTTAGAGTGGATGGATGATATTGAAGCTTCAGTAGAGAATATCAGTCAAGCTGACACCGCATTAAAAGAGGCCATGCATCAGTTGGTCCGGCAAGAGTCAGCCCCTGGACCGTCGCAGCCAAGCCAGCCGTCACAGCCATCCTCTCCGGGGAGTCCGGCAGTTACCGTAACTGCACCTGAAACCGAACAACAGACAGAAAAGGGTTCCAAACTTTTAAAAGGAACTTTGGTCGGGGAAGGGAAATATTCGGTTCAACTGAATGAACAGCAGCTGATGCAATTGGCTAAAGGGCTGGACCCTGGAAACCAACAGCTGCATATCATTGCAGACATTGCTGAGCCATACCACGCTGTCACGTTCCAATTGCCTGTGAGTTCACTCGCAGCATGGGTTCAGACACAGGCGGTACAGTCACTGGAGCTGACAGTAGATCAGACATCGGTAAGTATACCAATGAAATCACTTCAGGGGATCTATGCTGCGACTGCCAAAACACTGGATGTGGTAATATCGAAAGGCTCTACTGCGAATCTATCCGAGCAGCAAAAAGCAGCGATCGGTAATCATTCCATTATCGATGTGAATCTGTTGGTGGATGGTGAAGTGTATCCTTGGACGGATCGAGCCATTGAGATTGCATTAGCGGGTATAGCTAAATCGGGGGCAGAGGATACGGTTCCCGTTGTGCAATCCATTTTGCCCGATGGTCAGATGAAGCCCGTCATGTATTCGTTATATGATGAGGCTTCACAGGTACTGACGTTCAAGCCCCTTCAATCCGGTTCCTTCGTTATGGTTGAGGTGCATGTGTCTCTGACGGATATACAAGCACATTCATGGGCAGTGAATGAAGTGATGAGTCTGTATGGTAAAGGGATCGTCTCAGGGATGTCCGAGAACCGTTTCGACCCGCTGGAAGAACTGACCAGAGCCCAATTCGTGCATATGGTTATGCAGGGAATGGGTGACTTTCATGTTCCAGACACAACCGTATCCTCGCTAAGTGATATAACCGAAGGACAATGGTATACGGATTCGATTCGTCTTGGTTTGGAGATGAACATTGTT harbors:
- a CDS encoding hybrid sensor histidine kinase/response regulator; translation: MKSILIVEDEQAIARVLAAYLRKAGFDVRHAADGPTALTLFDSDVPALVLLDVMLPGMDGWDLLRLIREKSPCPVIMLTALDDIQDRLNGLNAGADDYMSKPFMPEEVVARVNAVLRRNPHWTAEGEGKRYFGNLVIDLAGVTHELKTPVTSIKGLVMAVRDDIVSPQEGKEFLDIALKESERMERMVADLLDYNAMSAGSVAVRHERIDLNLLVGEIIYQWKIAYEDQSPEVALHVRAGTLYTIGDALRIQQIIVNLLNNGLQATASGQTTLFDIRLRAEEQYLFVDVQDNGTGIAEEDRSKIFERFYRGEIKKRRTRGLGLGLTYSRLLAQAQGGDLTLTSSSPKGSQFTLKLPRWKSPDATTLEKAYRSPVNA
- a CDS encoding YceI family protein, with amino-acid sequence MNKKTKTWVISGVAAIAILGGGGYYLANSYMGNNVDIEQVLPASTAAATTDTGTGTAVANEAASAEQLNGDWTISERSKVYFSVTTSQETVNFVDEQVSGTWTINVDDASQMKAEGQIEMSGIDSGNGQRDGHVKEADFFDVSTHPQATFTATSFEGVPAAWTAGQTADFKMNGTITVKGIEKEVTFDAKAAYENDQVLLSATTTVTFEDFGMENPHSVVLSTENDIQVQLELKLDK
- a CDS encoding glycosyl hydrolase 53 family protein — protein: MNKKYISGCLVLFMLFCELGFWVRPAAAAGVNVALNKQVTVSAEDLQYGGNKEHAVDGNADTQWSADSRNEAGQPHWLMVDLGGTYQVSGAELTWKDKGQVVKYHVEVSTDGVQWTTGADERANETAHDTAKVSFQADDVRYVKITIPYYAGPDWWPGIAELKVWGQEEGLNPELITSYSPLTISTLKGIAPVMPAEVQAHYPNGKTADVPVSWNAVDPSQYASAGSFTVTGDVYGAPTQPVADIQVGGYRDDFVRGVDISTLTAIEDNGGKYLDSNGTERDLLDILKDRGVNYVRLRLWNDPQKSGGYNDKADVIRLAKRVKEKGMKILLDFHYSDEWAHPGQQLRPKAWEGLSFDELKKAVFDYTSEVVGELKSSGAMPDMVQIGNEINSGVLNGLNSNVNFDENVALLQSGVDGVRAVDGGDQVQIMIHLAEGGKPELFDWYFGEVEKRGLDYDIIGLSYYPFWHGTFADVRQTMNEVSAKYNKEVIIAETSYPFSYKNGDAHGNIIGSPEALHVGGATFPATVQGQHDAIAGIMDMIAEVPDGRGAGFFYWEPAWIAANVGWIASEGDAWENHAMFDYDEYPANGGYSFEGRALESLNVYKRGMDSLPADRQHLWAVIKRGSELVASDFTPSSWITLAPAIQAAENVYHQAYTSEILTQQETDQAAAELEAVMEQLEVIPANRKTLEDKIAEAGSFHEADWSTATWTVFSKALAKAKQVLADPRATQSEVDQAVISLDKAIKGLSDVDKTLLVQLIEETQQESESSYTYRSWNLLQTALQAAIVVRDKPDAIQSEVNQAREQLQQAGRDLVLLEALTTGKTATASTSAGTGGGQNNSPDGAIDSNPNTSWGTDQSVGSWWQVDLGAAANIRKIEMSMWSGGIKYRIEVSEDNENYVTMVDTTSDVVVSTSPRHILPENTLARYIRVTITAGSTWVGFMDFEAYGTFPADKSALQMTVDSASKLQQHQYTAASWSRFAKVLDTALEWMDDIEASVENISQADTALKEAMHQLVRQESAPGPSQPSQPSQPSSPGSPAVTVTAPETEQQTEKGSKLLKGTLVGEGKYSVQLNEQQLMQLAKGLDPGNQQLHIIADIAEPYHAVTFQLPVSSLAAWVQTQAVQSLELTVDQTSVSIPMKSLQGIYAATAKTLDVVISKGSTANLSEQQKAAIGNHSIIDVNLLVDGEVYPWTDRAIEIALAGIAKSGAEDTVPVVQSILPDGQMKPVMYSLYDEASQVLTFKPLQSGSFVMVEVHVSLTDIQAHSWAVNEVMSLYGKGIVSGMSENRFDPLEELTRAQFVHMVMQGMGDFHVPDTTVSSLSDITEGQWYTDSIRLGLEMNIVEGRPDGSFGVHERITREEMAVILERSMQAAKQDGTSSSNVFTGAEFSDNEDIAGYAKQAVSSMQRLGLLKGMLDGSFAPKQTANRAQGAVVVARMMELLY
- a CDS encoding AAA family ATPase yields the protein MSKTNHINRIPRAKGMDMAAFYSPKECARKVKHIIFSQENERVIEEFLTILDMKERFVEHDVPMPNKLVMFGPPGTGKTLTASYLASRLNLPLVLVRLDAIIHSHLGETATNVRKLFEYARMNPCVLFLDEFDAIGRTRESNDEVKEMARVVNTLLQCLDEFEGDSVLVAATNLETQLDHAVWRRFDTKITYGMPDEESRQRYINKLVGQFEHQPDLKAYMCKQLKGCSFADVEQIVLKAKRKAIIADSPLHEQLITDAYDEYMPRLLST